Genomic segment of Hydractinia symbiolongicarpus strain clone_291-10 chromosome 5, HSymV2.1, whole genome shotgun sequence:
tgtttttaacacgaagcaattattttcgcgcaatttgaaaggaactcgctatcctatttttttttttaatgaaagcaattatttttgcaagttaagcgtacgcgtacgcttacatctggactgtactgtaagttttatgatgagttaatagcagtcacatcaaattttggagacactgaacttgtcatggtgggcggcgactttaatggtcatgttgggaagtcatctgaaggttatagaggtgtgcatggaggctatggatttgggagcagaaataaggaaggggagagattgcttgagtttggaatggcaacggacatggtggtttgcaacacatcattcagtaagagacagagtaggctgataacatatgagtcaggtggttgtaagacacagatagattacttcctgattagaaagtcagacaagaaagtggtgaaggacgtgaaagttatatcgggggtagagtgtgtttcccagcataggttgctggtttgtgatattatcttgaagagtgttaaagaagccaagggaaagtactgGCCCCGtcaaaaagtctggaagctgaaggaagagattgtagcaagacaatttagtgcaaaagttcagcagttagcccacaatggtcattgtgatagtgacaatgttgaaagtacttggactactttgaagaattgtcttctagaagcttctgatgatacctgtgggtggacgaaaggaccagctagatatagacagacctggtggtggaataataaggttgaccagtgtataaaggaaaagaggaaactttggaaagagtggaagtcaggtggtagtaaaaatatttacttagaagctaagcgtcgcgctcgtacagcagtgtataaggcaaaatcagaagcagagagaaacagatttgcagattgttaagaagggaagaccagcgcaatgaggtattcaagatagcaaagcaaatgaagaagactaatcaagatgttgtaggtgagaagtgtatacgtaatgatgaaggtgttttggctagcacagaggaggagaaaagggtagcttggaagaatcattatcagaggttgcttaacactgagtttgattgggacgaggataatttgtctgatgatgatgttgtagaagggccagctatgcagatcaagacagaatgggtagtggaggctgttaggaaattgaagattggcaaggctgcaggagtatcaggtattgttgcagagatggtaaaagcatctggatatattggagttgagcttattacaagtcttgctaaccagattataaaggatggtgctattctgagtgagtggcagtcgagtgtaatagtgaattgtttcaagagcaagggtgatgcattagaaaggggtaactatagaggtttgaagttggttgatcaagtaatgaaagttattgaaagagtgattgataagttacttagagaaagaattgatatagataagatgcaatttggttttgttccagggcgtggcactacagatgcaatatttttactcagacagcttcaggaaaagtatttagaaaagagaaacaatctctattttgcctttgtagatttagagaaagcttttgatagagtgccacgtaaagttggtgggctatgagaaaattaggagtggatgagtggctagttacgatggtacagtctatgtacagcaatgttagaagtcgtgtcaggattaatgattcacttagtgatgaatttagtgtaaatggtTCTGTACTtaatcctttgttgtttattctagtcttagaagcactgtcgatggagttcagaacaggttatccatgggagttattgtatgcagatgatttggttctcatagcagagtcgatggaagaattagttgaaaagtttgagaagtggaagaaaggactagaagagaaagggctaaaggttaacacagcaaagtctaaagtcaatCAAGTCATccgaaaattgttttttcaattCACTTCATTTTTGCTTGAAAAATTTAAGCAACAACagctttatttttcatattaacTAAACACCAAACTTCAATAAAAACAGCTAAAGTTTATCTTTATAGCTGTTTTTATTTAGGTCTTCTTCTTTAACTTATCATCAAGAAAGTCAATAGCATTAAGTTTCTGTTTACGCAAGAAAATAGTAGACAATTTTTAATCCAGTGAAATAAGCAATAACAATGACCCGAATCCAGTGTGATAAAACTTTCCTGAAGACCGCCGTCGCCGTGATGAAAGAGTAAACCAACATATCACACTACTTCGTACATgtgatttaaaaacaatttttttgcattgtttGAAAGAGtatcttcattaaattattgCGTATTTTACTATCATCACCTAAATAGGCAAcacttaacctaattaggttatatatatttcattttaacataattcttacttTCGCGAACATATCAAGGCACGAGTAACAATTTTTGAATCATGGTCGCGTAGACTATCCATTCTgtacaaagattttttgcgattttatCTTAGGAATATGTGAAAAGCcgttaaatattgtaatgtcttaactaggttacatatggccAAActagttagggttagggttagggttagaaAGGAGCCCTGAAAAAAAGAAGAGGCTAAaattgtgcatattttacatggtagCCTCACAAATTCCAAGCGATATAccctgtttattatttccagATTGGACAATGGCTtagaattatttattatttatattatttatatattatctatattatttaATGTTGATTTTGAGttatgcagacccaattagggtcttTGCTCTACCTGACAAccccctgcaacatccaatgaTGCACAcaatgtgccatctccccagtttccctcacatggcttgtgTTAATCCCAGGCTATGGTACCATTTACTCACCCATATTGAATCCCATTCAAGGGGAAACTGTATCTCGAAATACTCCTTTCAACTTTTGAAAAGATTGTTATTATCTATACATATAATACAAAGCTTCcatgtgtctgtctgtgacttgcaaagacacaacctttgaatttcGCTTCGGCACTCGGCAATTGCCGAAGTATTAGCAGTGATAAGGCTTACGCTTTGGCAATAATATAATAATTCGGAACATACACATTGACGCAGGACAAACATAGCAGGTTTTACAACTGAAGTttttatcctgtataaacatttttgaataattcGCCACCATATAAGGATTTTTGAtatattccaaaaaaaaaaaaaatccagacAACTGGGACGAAAAACTAACTCCATCTGATGAGAGTGTATCAATCAAACTGCCTTGCACAAGTAAACAAATACGAAGTTATACAATGTCttgttaacaaatttttatgttttagaaATATAAATAATGACGCAGGCAGGAAAGGTTGCAGAAATTTTCTCCACTGCTGGAGAAGCATTTTCAAAGTTGGGTACACTAGCTATGTCTCTGCAACCCAACAGTGAGCGCCCTCAAGATGTTGGAAAATGGGGAAATGAAGAGATTGAAATGTTACGCAAGGCAGTAACACAGTTCGGAAATGATATTGAGAAGATAAGcgaacaaattaaaacaaaatcttCTATTCAGATTAAAGCAGCTTTAAAACAGAGAGCTTTGGAGAATTTCGCAGTCCCTTCAAATAAGAAAAGTTCCCTGTCAGTAACAGGTTCAAGTATAGCATCTCAATTAAATAAATCTCCCATGAAAATGTCAACGATTGCAAGGACTATTGGTCAAAAGAGTAAAGTGGTTAATGTAATGCCTATTATTGGAACTCCGCAGGCAATAAAGAAAGCAAAAATAGATATCCCTGGAAATCTAAATGTTTTAACCTCAACACAACCGAAACCTGTGATTATTCATCAAAACCAACCAGTTGGTATACCAGCTGTTGCAACTAGCCAAGCTTTTCAGATGATATTACCTCATACGAAAGTGATTCCAAGTCCTGTAGCTGTCTTGCAGTCTGGTGTCGTGCAGCGTGTTTCTGATGCCAATACAAGCGGTGCAGTGGATGTTGAAAGTTAATGGTTTATATTGACATAGAATATTATCTCtcaaatttttgtatataagaGATTTCACAGGTTGTGATTGTACTATAGACTGTTTTATGGCAAATAATTACAAATTCAACTAAACATGATTGAGTAAATTACAATTTCTAGTTTGGtttttgctttttatatttgcttAATTTATAACATTTGCTTTGCTGAATAATTATTGATGTTAGCAAAAACTTCTAAAGTTtggatatataaatttttttgtgatgcATGTGAACCAGCATTTTTAATTCCTAACGCCTTATGGAATATTCTTGGGACAgtatatacacattttttttataagaaaatgcgCCTCAAAAACCTTAAAATCTTAGGAATACACAAcacaaagtttatttttttccaaaacaattttcttataaaaaaacgtgtacatatatcattttttcatttttaaactataTCCAAGTTGGTTGATATGTGTTAGCATAGTCATATCATGTATGTatatattacattttttatgtaaacaataTATATGCATAGAATCAGCTTTTCGTATTGAGCTGTATACTAATGTAAAAAATGCTCTTTGATGCAATATTTATgatataaaagaagaaaacttatattctttatttcttatttctGTAAAATGGTATAGTAATTGAAGCTGTAAGGGGGGGAAAAGAAGATATGTGCTGGTTAATTTCATAATAATTTTGTTACAAACTATTATTTTATAAAcactctttttaatttatttttgcttgAACTGAACATGGTTagacaaattttatttaaaaaatcttagtGTAAGTTTGGCTGAGAAAAATATCAATTTATATTCTAAACTTGCTGTGTGGATATGGAAAGAAGTGATTCATTTCTTCCTGTTATTTGCCCTTATTTTTCGAGCATATTTAGAGTGTGGCTAGGGTCGGGAACAAGGTATAGAAGGACAGATTAAAAActagtaaaattaaaaatcttaagGAAATTTTTCTCCAACTATAATACATTTAAAACTCTTGTATTGAATCTTAATTTTAtagtgatttttcaaagtttgagTGGAGATGTAGTTTGATTCCATCTTAATTTTCAACATAGACATATTTTAAGATTTATTAGAGGGAGTTACAAAGGGAAGACCTCTTGATAATTTACTGTGTGCTACCGTTTACTTCTTGTTCTTATGGGCAGTTTGAACAAACAATTTGACAAGCAtaagaaataataacataacTTTATTGAACTATTGCTAAATAATGAAAAGCTTGtacatttttcacaaaatgtaaaaaataaactaataaataaaaaggaaaaaggtttttaaataaagggttaGAAAAATATCAAACATTGTTGACAAACTTTTGTTCCTTAGAAAAACAAGATAGTTATTATGCTCCTATAACCGTTCTTCCCATGAAAATTGTTTGAGATGCAagagtgtttattttttgttgttgttttgtttgttgttatttaacttttcatgtcaactttgttttttagaaatataaaaattatatcgCAACAATGTATTCAGCAGTTACTTCTGTTCCTATAAAGTCTAGTTCATCATTATTATATAACAATTTCGATGCGTTACTTTCTGAAAATCCTTTGGAAACTTTATATAGCATTGTACATAAATCGGCAGTTTGGTTATTTAACCCTAAAGCAGCATTAGAAGGAGATAGCACAACTTATAAAAGAGTAATTTGCAAAGGTGAAGGATCTCATTCAAGCTCTTTGATATTTCAGGTAAGTAATGTTCTCATGTTTGTGTTTCTTCTTATTAAGGCTGCCTCTTTTGTTATTAGTGTCAACATTTACTATCTTCTGTAACCCCgttattttttttcctgtttaCTGCTCAGCTGTGACATTTatagtttaaacatttttaaccaTAATTAGAGGAGTTTTGGGACCCATATAAAAAAGGTATCAAAATTAGGCGATTTGATCAGATTACATCAGATTTCAAAGTTTCTAAAtaaatactgttaaaaagtctttGGAAACGTAGACAAGACTATGGATATACGATATGTGCAGAATATGATAGATGTAGTGCTGTAGTTATCCCTTGAACAAGAAACTCAGAGTAACATTTTGTTctttaaacattttctttaccTTTTTCTGCAGTTTTTTAATCATGTGACCAGATGATGACATAGAAGTTTTATCCAGGTGTCAAATTCTTCTTCGACTTATATAAGTTAAAAAGAGTCAAAGTTACATCGCCATAGCTCTAGTACTTTTATTTTTCCCTCTGGAAAATTAGCCGACAAATAGCTGGGAATGAAAgggtaaacaaacaaattatagACTTTATTCTTGACAGAATAATGAAAAAATTGTCATAGCGGTACTAgtttgattttgttgcaaattcAGAAATTCCATTATCCAATATCAGATTTTGcaaactctgcagttacactacacAGTAGAAAAGTATTTTTCATAttctttatattatattatatatttatattatattattattatcttaATATTAATTAACTTGCATAAAATCTTTATTTTAGGCGAAATGGTGTGTGTTGGCGCACAGAACTTTATTAGTTGTCACATCTGTGAAAGGAACACAGGTTAGTGTAATGTGTTTGCGAATGAAATGTTGAACTTGCGTAACATTTTACGATTGTATCCtattttatgttttagttttttgaaTCGGATGGATCCATCATGGTGTTTTGGCAGTCTCTATCACCAAGTGCCACAGAAGGTTGAATTCGACATTTCAAGTTTTTGATTAGTTTAACTAGTTTATTTCTTCAACTGCTGACAAAAATCGTTTTTCTTCATTTCCAGGTCTTGCACAGTATGCTCGTGGTATTACAGGAGTTGGAGAAAAACATATTTGTTTTGGTATGATAAATCAATTTCTACTTTGTTGCACTGTTCAACATGTTTGTGAGTGTGAGGTATGCCCTGTAAGTTAAACGTAATATGGCTACCAAAGTTCTTCAAGCTATGAATTGCGTTTTGTTAGGTGAACAGCTTTATTACAGTTTTGTTTACACTAAAAGACATTAATACTTGTGTGAGCTATCTGTAAACTGGAAGTCATATGTCCTGTTAATACACCTAcaatttctgttttattttgGAACATCACTTTCccgtttttaaatttgtattgTTTGAGATGCAAGAACATCACTCAGTAAATACAAAAGATAGTTTGCTTTGTTTTGACCACCTCCAGCAGAAGGATTTTAAGaccgttatttttaaaaacatgtacgACGAATCAgcaaaacatttattttcaagTCGTCTTTTTTCTAGGAACTGCTGATGGAAGCATTCTTGTGTTTGATGTACCTTCAAAAGGAAATGGTGTCAAGTTACAAGAAACATTGAACGCACATGATCAAAGTATTACTGAACTACACGCCTCTAACGACACGATGATATCCGGTGATGAGAAGGGGAAGATTGTGGTGTGGAGGGCTGGCGGTTACTTTCAAAAACTTAGAGTCATTGATGGTTATAAGTATGTTTCCTAACAGAGTTTTCCATAAAGCTTTTACGGAATTACTGCGAAGGAGTTTTTTTCAAGAATAAAATGAAACAACCACACTGTGAAAATGGGTACAGATTGACCCATAGGACTGGATGGTTCGTGTTATAGTTGAAATTCGCCAGATGATGTTAATATTGCGTTCGGACTGTATTTACTTCTTTTTTGACAGCTCCAGCGTATAGCTACAATGACAGTTTTCATGTATAAATGTCGCGAAGAAACATTTTGTGTACTAAGTTTTCGCACATTGAAAGATATCGAAAAAGCTCGAATGCAGCAAAAATCGAATTGATACACGTAAAATCAGAAACAATCAAAATTATTTCTGCTTTTTCCTATTTTTAGTAtcgtaaatttaaatttttgtttttcataattTCGCAAAGTTGACAGATATTAAGTGATTTTGCACATCAATGTTATGGAGCAATTAGCTtttcatatttgtttttctttagctATCCAGCATCTAGCATTCGCATATGGAAAAACTTTGTTGTAGCTGGTTATGGTAGCGGACATGTACGAGTATTTAACTCAGAGACTGGTGTTATTATTGCTGAAATCGCGGCTCATGCGAGGTGGATTAATGCAATTGATATTGCAGAAGATAGTGGAATGGTAAGggaacattgtttaaaaattacgtAAATCACAAATATGGCTAGATGAAATGACTAGCTGATGTACCCAAGGGAAACAGAGTTATcagaaaaggttttaaaaaagtcTAGTTAAAAAATTCAATTCGTGAAGTAATTTTGCGCTAATAAAATCTTTATAGTATTTTGCAATTTTCTGGGGAAACATTTCTTAGGGTTTTGATAGAAGCAGTCGaataaatttgttgttgtttttgttttccagTTACTGACGACATCAGAAGACAGCTATTTTCGAATATGGAATCTTTCTtctgtaagtttttttttttaccaatcaTTTTGAAAAAGCAAAAAACTTTGTCATACTTATTGCACGAATTGCGATTTGCAATTTGATTAGCCTTTGATGGATTTGATTAACACTATACATCAAAATAAACCGATTTCAAATTAGGTTTTACTATTTCAAGAAAGTTATCCGTCATAACTGGGGAAGATAATCTTCCATATTAATTACTGCTTTCTATCTCTTCGTGCCCAATAATAGTTGCTTAAAATGCACCGAAAAGGTACTGTCAAAATCGCCGTGAAAGTTTCTACGGGTTTAGGTCTACACCATGTGTTTCCTAGCTAGTTTTTTAAAAGGCAAgaggaatataaaaaatccttgaaagttttaaaatttgtaaattaaaaaaaccgtgAGCTAACAACTGCATCTATTTGTTTATTCTAACGATCTTTGTCTCTTCTTGAAAAAGAGGCAAAGCAGGGTATGGGATTACCAGGTGaatttttctctgttattcTTTGTGTGTACTCTTAGTTTGAGGTTGTTCAACAAACATCTATCGGAGATATACAAATAACAGGTGCAAAGTTTCTCAACAGTGAAGGAACGAAATTTGGATTGACCGGATATGATTTAACGGACGTACTAGTGTATCAAAAAACCTAATGGTTGCCTTAGGTGTGTAGTTTTTTGTTAGAAAATTAGAATTACTACTTATAGAtctgtgaaattttttttaaactgtgtAATTTATTTGTCATtcattgtatatattatataagtaaaacCCAGAAGcaactgttgttgttgttgttgttgttgttgtttttaatagtAGTGCTTCTATAGGTGCCTTTTTGTGATAGAACAAAGAGAAATAAGAGCAACAGTGTATTTACATAACCGAGAGAAACTCTATGTCCAATCTATCGGCGAAAGTCAGGATAGAATTCAACAAAATGATTATAAACTCGTCAGGAAAATATCAGaattttatagaaaatatataGGTCTTTTACAGTAACCTTCGTCTACGACAAGCTGTTAACGGCTTCACATCCCAGATTTTCTAATAATTATATCAACGTTTAGATGTGTTGtagaaacttttttattctgaaggggaatttttgtgttttgtttgccggaaattTTGGACTTATTAGAGGGGCGGATGCCCTGGACTCTGTCCAGAACAATCTGCGATTAATTATTTCGGTTTTTGGTGTGTGTTTTCTCTTTATTAAGACTACACAAGATATTTTATCATACGTTGTACAGAGTatcaaattataatttaaagacATAAATTATTCAAGCCTTAtgaagaaacttttttttattagaacctTTTTTGTAATTCTTGTAACTATATTTTCCACTCGCAGAAAATACTACGCAATTTCGAtcctttttttttaacacattaAGCTTCCTGACAAAGCCAGCTAACGTGATTTGAAGAATTGCGGGGAGAAAGTTTCGCGAGGAtgaaaaaaaaacgcaaaattttAGGAATTACTTTCGCGAATCTATTTCGCGTAAAATAATCTTTCGCGTTCAACTGGAAAACTTTTGTGATTTTTGGTTTCTGTGAAAAACAGATTTGTTTACATCAACAAATTTTTCTTTCTAATTAGTTTAAATTGCGGATCGACTTCCTAGGCGATTTTGCCTGGGATAAACTTTCACAAATTCACATGTcagtctttttcgcaaaaatggCCAAAAACGAGAAAACTTTCTCCGCGAAAAAGATAATTTTCCCTACGTACTTCCCGTTTAAGATAGCGTCCAAGGTAGTTCCcctagaaaaaatttttaaatttcaagaattgtcaTTTAGCTGTTTTTCGACAGCAAATTCATCTTAGAATACCGTGCGGTGTTCCACAAGCATTCAGAAAGCTGTCTTAAccacgccccccccccccccccccgaagTGAACTCGTCAGACTTTACTCGTCATCGATTAGACTTAAGACCTTAGGTATTTGGTGCTTCACACGCCAAAATAGTGATGCCGTACACCTTTTGTTGATGCACCAGTCAAGAATgtccataaaataatctttaaacaagtttttttgccGTTTAAGTTTGGAATCCAAGCGAAACAAGAATTCTCAAGATCGTAGCACACACACTTTACAATTTCCTCTGTCATTGCATTATTACCACCTAGTGTTTAAATGAAACCGATTTTCAGTTATCTGGAAGACGTGAAATGCGCTTCACTCAATCCATACACGTGACCCTTGAGGAACAAAAGCAGCCGAAAAGGCGTTAGAAATAACGCATGTTAATCAGTTATTTGGATAAGTGTTGagcagcaaaatgtcatattttgccTATACTTCTTCTAGCAACGGGTAACCATGGCAACCAATCACTGAAATTTTTGAGTTAATTTTGTCCTACTGCCACATACTATGATATCCTCATCACGTATCTTCAGAAAAGACAATCCTCTgtgatatgttttttttctagGGGAACCACATTAAAAGTAaagatagtaaaaaaaatcaacaagtcCGCTTCATTAGCGCTCTTTTAGCGAAAACTATTGGGTAAAGTTTGCCAAAAACTTACTTCTCACACATCTTTAGGGCGTAATAATTGTATTAATTCCGCGCAAAATTCATTGCGTGaaacctaaaaaataacatgattgtacatttatacatttacgtaacaatcaagggcaatatgcAAGCAGTTTGTCTGCTGCGTATGGAGAGGAATGAAAACAATTCGCCACACATTTCTGTTACGTAAAACGCTGAACTCGCTCAGCTCTGCaaggtttaaataaaactttggttCATTGAGACatatctcattaaatattacgcCCAGAAAactgtgtattggagggtcacgtgacgaggcctcctcGAGGGTTATGTTCGTCTCGCCGTTCCGGGATAAGAGACAACAAgcgctgggaacaaggttgcagTATTTTGTCTTCGCGCTTAAAAAAGtcgtaaataaaaaagcaaatgtgatattttttatttactttgttgCTGAATTTCAAGAACGGGCGGTTTCCAGATAAACAGGTATTTAAAAAAGGCGAGTAACCGACAAAACAGCCTGGACAAAAATCATAATAAAGATTAAATTTGGCACACTTGTCTCAGGAACTATCAGGATTGACTAAAAAAAAGCCCATCATAAACCTTGGGAAGTCGGTTTTAGGGTGAAGTTCATAATAGCGAATATGGTACATTATTAACTTTACAGTTTGAAGAACTTGAAGGTTGCCGCGCTTCCTAAATATTTTCACAAGTTGTGGTGAAGACTGAAAGGAAATAAAACTCACTGTCGAATAGACGTATTTACCACTTTTTAAGAATCCCCAGTGGCCGTCTTATGCAAGTTAGACTGCACATTTGCATTACTTTGATGAATTGTCAATTAGGATTTAAAAGGGATGCAAAGGGGGTTAAAAAGGAGGGTGTATGTAGTACGGTAGTTCAAAATCATAATAATAATCACCATCATTCTCGTTCTGGAATTTATTTAGTCCTAAATGATTTGAAACACTGCAGAAATTACTTTTACACCGCGATCAACATTTTAGGAAGAAACATTTCGGGGTATTTTCTCTTGCTGAAACGTGTATATATTTACAGGAAGGTAAATATAAAAGTAActtcaataatttaaaaaaatttataaaaaaaatttcaaagtatACAATTAAATAAACCCAATAGCTTGGTGCAGCAAATCTTTTTTCCACTTTGGATCGGATTTATGCTGGACAATGTTACGTGAAA
This window contains:
- the LOC130644717 gene encoding chromatin complexes subunit BAP18-like, with protein sequence MTQAGKVAEIFSTAGEAFSKLGTLAMSLQPNSERPQDVGKWGNEEIEMLRKAVTQFGNDIEKISEQIKTKSSIQIKAALKQRALENFAVPSNKKSSLSVTGSSIASQLNKSPMKMSTIARTIGQKSKVVNVMPIIGTPQAIKKAKIDIPGNLNVLTSTQPKPVIIHQNQPVGIPAVATSQAFQMILPHTKVIPSPVAVLQSGVVQRVSDANTSGAVDVES
- the LOC130644714 gene encoding craniofacial development protein 2-like codes for the protein MRVNSRIIVIKFLIGNRIITFLSVYAPQCGLSEEDKDTFYDELIAVTSNFGDTELVMVGGDFNGHVGKSSEGYRGVHGGYGFGSRNKEGERLLEFGMATDMVVCNTSFSKRQSRLITYESGGCKTQIDYFLIRKSDKKVVKDVKVISGVECVSQHRLLVCDIILKSVKEAKGKYWPRQKVWKLKEEIVARQFSAKVQQLAHNGHCDSDNVESTWTTLKNCLLEASDDTCGWTKGPARYRQTWWWNNKVDQCIKEKRKLWKEWKSGGSKNIYLEAKRRARTAVYKAKSEAERNRFADC
- the LOC130644708 gene encoding WD repeat-containing protein 54-like, translated to MYSAVTSVPIKSSSSLLYNNFDALLSENPLETLYSIVHKSAVWLFNPKAALEGDSTTYKRVICKGEGSHSSSLIFQAKWCVLAHRTLLVVTSVKGTQFFESDGSIMVFWQSLSPSATEGLAQYARGITGVGEKHICFGTADGSILVFDVPSKGNGVKLQETLNAHDQSITELHASNDTMISGDEKGKIVVWRAGGYFQKLRVIDGYNYPASSIRIWKNFVVAGYGSGHVRVFNSETGVIIAEIAAHARWINAIDIAEDSGMLLTTSEDSYFRIWNLSSFEVVQQTSIGDIQITGAKFLNSEGTKFGLTGYDLTDVLVYQKT